In one window of Gossypium hirsutum isolate 1008001.06 chromosome A01, Gossypium_hirsutum_v2.1, whole genome shotgun sequence DNA:
- the LOC121229485 gene encoding uncharacterized protein — MRFNINVSLDDMKGRINAKIVRRCGRRISNLFYKFPVSTDLIKFTEMELVDDEDVETMIALYCENGSDKNLPIHLFAELADMEQNEDLTAYGEEHATEEPCVVAPISYVDSESTIRGIDIDLNVTPNIDVVGDDGYDNSDHCEEEVDSNSDPDVDDVADDIDDEDVNEDGNINASSVGNQMRRIVIHNNPGPHMSLIDPDAAHEAEFPEYPEILLAHRLAVNSDHEELLVGQRFESKEECVFAIKRYSMNISVDYKVAVSKPTLYIGKC; from the coding sequence atgagatttaatataAATGTCTCATTGGATGATATGAAGGGAAGAATTAacgcaaaaattgttagacgttgtgggagaaggatctcaaaccttttctacaagtttccagtttcgacagatcttatcaaattcaccgaaatggaacttgtagacgacgaagacgtggagacaatgataGCTCTTTACTGTGAGAATGGGAGTGACAAAAATttaccgattcacttatttgctgagttagccgaTATGGAGCAGAATGAAGATCTCACTGCATATGGTGAAGAACATGCAACAGAAGAACCGTGCgtggtggctccaatatcgtacgttgatagtgaatcgactataCGTGGGATCGATATTGATCTTAATGTTACACCCAATATTGacgtggttggtgatgatggatacgATAATAGTGATCATTGTGAGGAAGAGGTCGATAGTAAtagtgatcccgatgtggacgatgtcgccgatgatattgacgatgaagatgtgAATGAGGATGGAAACATTAACGCGTCTTCAGTGGGGAACCAGATGCGACGTATTGTGATACATAATAACcctgggccacacatgtcgctcatagaccccgacgcAGCGCATGAAGCTGAGTTCccagagtaccctgaaatacttcTTGCTCACCGATTGGCCGTAAATTCTGATCATGAGGAGTTATTGGTAGGCCAGAGATTCGAAAGCAAAGAAGAGTGTGTATTTGctattaagcggtatagcatgaatatatcagtggaTTACAAAGTTGCAGTgtctaaaccgacattatatattggaAAGTGTTAG
- the LOC121218153 gene encoding protein MAIN-LIKE 2-like: MATASLIKEDPHIADTVNKTESYRVLRGRVNGLEYSPDARLIPYLVLAGFESAALIRMFDLRYDLISALVERWRPETHTFHLPCGECTVTLEDVALQLGLPIDGSPVTGVSAIAEPVALCYSLLGASPGDDESNLSGLKFTWLKANFQHLPDNATEEELMCTARAYIMHIIGGVLMPDANNNMVHIMYLPLLTDLHNVRSYSWGSAVLAMLYRELCRTTKPHATDIGGCLILLQSWALYRMPFLASVSHQPYVYPLVNRCSIYPGIGRSYTVPIYRLLIEQHAGEGSSGTMGIEYYSSLVASSISRIRQRRWGRFTASIREGNMEYIGGCTPEIYCGVG, from the exons ATGGCAACGGCTTCATTGATTAAGGAAGATCCTCACATAGCTGACACAGTTAATAAAAcg GAATCGTACCGCGTATTAAGGGGCCGGGTGAATGGTTTAGAATATTCCCCGGATGCACGACTGATACCGTACTTAGTGCTAGCTGGATTCGAGTCAGCAGCATTAATCCGGATGTTTGATTTGCGGTACGATTTAATATCCGCATTGGTTGAGCGTTGGCgcccggagacccacacttttcatttgccgtgtggggagtgcactgTCACTCTGGAGGATGTTGCACTGCAACTTGGGCTCCCAATCGACGGGAGTCCGGTAACGGGCGTAAGTGCGATAGCTGAGCCGGTTGCACTTTGTTATAGCCTCCTAGGAGCCTCGCCCGGTGATGATGAGTCCAATTTATCGGGTTTGAAATTTACATGGTTGAAAGCAAATTTTCAGCATTTACCAGATAATGCCACTGAAGAAGAGTTGATGTGCACAGCTCGAGCgtacattatgcatattataggggGTGTATTGATGCCCGATGCGAACAACAATATGGTTCATATCATGTATTTACCTCTATTAACTGATTTGCATAATGTTCGCTCGTATAGCTGGGGCTCCGCAGTTCTGGCTATGTTGTATCGTGAGCTTTGTCGGACGACAAAGCCTCATGCCACAGACATAGGCGGATGCCTTATATTGTTGCAGTCATGGGCTCTTTAtcggatgccattcttggcatcggTTAGTCACCAGCCATACGTATATCCACTAGTTaacag ATGCAGTATTTATCCGGGTATCGGGAGGTCGTATACTGTCCCGATATATCGTTTGTTGATTGAACAACATGCCGGAGAAGGG TCGAGTGGTACCATGGGGATcgagtactacagcagtttggttGCATCCAGTATATCCCGGATCCGCCAAAGGAGGTGGGGAAGGTTCACGGCATCAATAAGAGAgggaaacatggaatacattgggGGTTGTACACCGGAGATATATTGCGGTGTGGGATAA
- the LOC121218174 gene encoding calcium-binding protein P-like, whose translation MGRRPRMDMSSDLQPSPEYMQWYFSMGKPYLLGAQSTVVPPHVQRHGAYEPVADIEPEREVEPEAQPEAESEQLHSHSADTSYHPDFPDNDYFPGSSGGGYHYGFDIFGSSPSQHSTSLGLYPPQYSTSLGPYPPQYSTPLGMYPLQHGTPPSSSSSMPFEPYDFSSMYQTPSPATEEDVGFRDHPQRERRPPNRYTPRTTPSNHQL comes from the coding sequence ATGGGTCGAAGACCTCGGATGGATATGTCTTCTGATTTGCAACCATCGCCAGAGTACATGCAATGGTACTTTAGTATGGGAAAGCCATATTTACTTGGTGCCCAATCGACTGTAGTCCCCCCGCACGTGCAGCGACATGGGGCATACGAGCCAGTGGCTGATATAGAGCCCGAGCGAGAGGTGGAGCCCGAGGCACAGCCTGAGGCCGAGTCTGAGcaattgcattcacattctgctGATACTTCTTATCATCCAGATTTTCCAGACAACGACTATTTCCCGGGCTCGTCAGGGGGTGGATACCATTACGGGTTTGATATCTTTGGGTCGTCTCCATCGCAGCACAGCACTTCTCTCGGCCTGTATCCCCCTCAGTACAGCACTAGCCTCGGCCCATATCCACCGCAGTACTCCACTCCTCTTGGGATGTATCCGCTGCAGCATGGCACTCCTCCCAGCTCAAGTTCATCGATGCCATTCGAGCcatatgatttttcttccatGTATCAGACACCCTCACCTGCGACTGAAGAGGATGTTGGTTTTCGTGATCACCCACAACGTGAACGTCGACCTCCGAATAGGtatacccctaggaccacaccatcTAACCATCAACTTTAG